A DNA window from Theobroma cacao cultivar B97-61/B2 chromosome 5, Criollo_cocoa_genome_V2, whole genome shotgun sequence contains the following coding sequences:
- the LOC18597741 gene encoding UPF0161 protein At3g09310 has protein sequence MAVINSLNNHKPFLTLSTQPKNPNFISINFDPRIPNQISGFRFPAHRNLTANGSLQNSDQNTPQGDEVESLGVKAALSVLKFYKREISPLIPKSCRFVPTCSEYSMEAYKKYGVVKGTVLTAWRLCRCNPLGGSGFDPPRWFDEERPTEE, from the exons ATGGCGGTTATTAACTCCCTTAACAACCATAAACCCTTCCTTACTTTATCAACTCAACCCAAGAACCCTAATTTCATTTCCATCAATTTTGATCCTCGAATTCCAAATCAAATTTCCGGATTTCGTTTTCCCGCCCACCGTAACCTTACCGCTAATGGCTCGCTTCAAAACTCTGACCAAAACACTCCCCAAg GTGATGAAGTTGAGAGTTTAGGAGTTAAAGCTGCGTTGTCCGTGCTGAAATTCTACAAAA GGGAAATCTCGCCTCTGATACCAAAGAGTTGCCGTTTTGTTCCCACGTGTAGTGAGTACTCAATGGAAGCTTACAAGAAATATGGGGTTGTAAAGGGCACAGTCTTGACAGCTTGGCGTCTTTGCCGTTGCAATCCTCTTG GTGGGTCTGGTTTTGATCCTCCAAGGTGGTTTGATGAGGAAAGGCCGACAGAAGAATGA
- the LOC18597744 gene encoding telomere repeat-binding protein 5 isoform X3: MVSGTRLDYGFSGYQVPVFPRASRSARGRVPIRKKGGNSQKHAFEILASVAGELLQESKIFVPPNCEEDQQNTPKNIVLKERDEGQLSKCNHSVQETHDEKTLIQGYHQIYTLNKFSHSQDRFNLKACSSIKSFDQSEKLCLADQLANVNDRNASPSAKIESKLKASLFEDWITLRPSGHADNIETVDRDDDENDTGCTQAATTVKAFRLPSDVADQRIKNLSAGRHWRVSPNLNGGASFKNDGKRRSFFRNGRTSYTRQRSQRISPFNRRKLFNQFPFSVPDRGFQFEDKFNSADKRSNCDNCTAAVGVASSVARRHSQPGPRDRNVKLRIKSFKVPELFVEIPTTATVGSLKRTVMEAVTTVLGDGLHVGIFLQGKKVRDDSKTLFQTGISQDHKHRNLGFALEPRHAQIIPPPGPGEQGLTRHATSLTPEPGTSSVSLVPPLTSWNSGAQSDLHLVSCLSNISADRTIPNSQSLVSIPAISVEALAVVPFHHRPGCHEFVQRRIRRPFSVAEVEALVQAVEKLGTGRWRDVKLGAFDNAKHRTYVDLKDKWKTLVHTARISPQQRRGEPVPQELLDRVLAAHAYWSRHQAKQKLK, translated from the exons ATGGTGTCGGGGACGAGATTGGACTATGGTTTCAGTGGCTACCAGGTCCCTGTGTTTCCTCGAGCTTCTAGATCAGCAAGG GGTAGGGTGCCAATTAGGAAGAAGGGTGGGAACAGTCAGAAACatgcatttgaaattttggctAGTGTAGCTGGTGAACTCTTGCAGgaaagtaaaatttttgtgCCTCCTAATTGTGAAGAGGATCAGCAAAATactcctaaaaatattgttttgaagGAACGGGATGAGGGGCAATTGTCAAAGTGCAACCATTCTGTTCAGGAAACTCATGATGAGAAAACCTTAATTCAAGGTTACCATCAAATCTATACATTGAATAAGTTTTCACATTCCCAGGATCGGTTTAATTTGAAAGCATGTTCAAGTATAAAGAGCTTCGATCAGTCAGAGAAGTTATGTTTGGCTGATCAGTTGGCCAATGTCAATGATAGAAATGCAAGCCCTTCTGCTAAAATAG AAAGCAAGTTAAAGGCATCATTGTTCGAGGACTGGATAACTCTTCGTCCTTCTGGGCATGCTGATAATATAGAGACAGTTGATAGAGATGATGACGAGAATGACACTGGGTGCACTCAGGCTGCCACCACAGTGAAGGCCTTTAGGCTGCCATCAGATGTGGCAGATCAAAGAATTAAGAACCTGTCTGCAGGCAGACATTGGAGAGTATCTCCAAATTTGAATGGTGGGGCTTCCTTTAAAAATG ATGGGAAAAGAAGATCATTTTTTCGTAATGGGAGAACTAGTTATACTCGTCAAAGATCACAGAGGATCTCTCCTTTCAACAGAAGGAAGTTGTTTAATCAATTCCCATTCTCTGTGCCTGATCGAGGCTTTCAGTTTGAAGACAAATTTAATTCTGCTGACAAGAGAAGCAATTGTGACAACTGTACTGCAG CTGTTGGAGTGGCATCCTCAGTTGCAAGACGACATTCGCAACCTGGACCCAGAGACCGTAATG TGAAGCTTCGTATCAAATCCTTCAAGGTTCCAGAGCTCTTCGTTGAGATTCCTACAACTGCTACTGTTGGTTCACTGAAA AGGACAGTCATGGAGGCAGTAACTACTGTACTGGGAGATGGCTTACATGTTGGTATCTTTCTTCAAGGAAAGAAGGTTAGGGATGACAGCAAAACTCTATTTCAGACTGGTATTTCTCAAGATCACAAGCATCGTAATTTGGGATTTGCGTTGGAGCCCAGACATGCACAAATTATACCACCTCCAGGCCCAGGAGAGCAGGGGCTAACAAG GCATGCAACATCTTTGACTCCAGAACCAGGGACTTCTAGTGTCTCTCTTGTTCCTCCTTTGACAAGTTGGAACAGTGGTGCTCAAAGCGACCTTCACTTGGTTTCCTGTCTTTCCAACATATCAGCTGATAGAACTATTCCAAATTCCCAATCTCTGGTGTCAATCCCAGCAATTAGTGTGGAGGCATTGGCTGTGGTTCCCTTTCATCATAGACCTGGGTGTCATGAGTTTGTCCAGCGTCGCATTAGAAGACCGTTTTCTGTTGCGGAAGTAGAAGCATTGGTTCAGGCAGTTGAGAAACTAGGAACTGGAAG GTGGCGTGATGTCAAATTGGGTGCTTTTGACAATGCAAAACATCGTACATATGTGGATTTGAAG GATAAGTGGAAGACATTGGTCCATACAGCAAGAATCTCCCCTCAGCAAAGGAGGGGAGAACCTGTGCCACAGGAGCTTTTAGACAGGGTCCTAGCTGCCCATGCCTACTGGTCTAGACACCAGGCCAAGCAAAAGCTCAAATAA
- the LOC18597740 gene encoding uncharacterized protein At5g02240, which yields MAKLTRVPLVFSCTVPAPSSKSLGHCHKCNCVASSTPLTRKVPDGSTLSWPSFNSFSISSSSVSTRNKKGFRRKTVVLASMADLSTVLVTGAGGRTGQILYKKLKERSDQFVARGLVRTPESKEKIGGADDVFVGDIRDPSTLVPAIQGVDALIILTSAVPRMKPGFDPTKGGRPEFYFDDGAYPEQVDWIGQKNQIDVAKEAGVKRIVLVGSMGGTNLNHPLNSLGNGNILVWKRKAEQYLADSGVPYTIIRAGGLQDRDGGIRELLVGKDDELLQTETRTIARPDVAEVCIQALKFEETKFKAFDLASKPEGVGIPTKDFKALFSQITTPF from the exons ATGGCTAAGCTTACGCGTGTCCCATTGGTCTTCTCCTGCACGGTTCCAGCTCCTTCATCAAAGTCTCTAGGTCACTGTCATAAATGTAATTGCGTGGCATCATCAACACCtttaacaagaaaagttcCAGATGGTTCTACTCTCTCTTGGCCTAGTTTTAACtccttttcaatttcatcttcgTCTGTCTCgacaagaaacaaaaagggttTTAGGAGAAAAACAGTGGTATTAGCTTCCATGGCAGATTTGAGCACTGTGCTTGTCACTGGAGCTGGTGGCAGAACag GTCAGatactttataagaaattgAAAGAGAGGTCAGACCAGTTTGTTGCAAGAGGATTGGTTAGAACTCCAGAAAGCAaggagaaaattggtggagcAGATGACGTTTTTGTTGGGGATATAAGGGATCCCAGCACTCTAGTTCCTGCTATCCAAGGAGTTGATGCTCTCATAATTCTTACTAGTGCTGTCCCAAGAATGAAACCTGGATTTGATCCAACCAAAGGAGGAAGGCCTGAGTTCTATTTTGACGATGGAGCATACCCTGAGCAA GTTGACTGGATTGGtcagaaaaatcaaatagatGTCG CTAAGGAGGCTGGAGTGAAGCGAATTGTGTTGGTTGGGTCCATGGGTGGAACAAACCTTAATCATCCCCTGAACAGTTTGGGCAATGGGAACATTTTG GTCTGGAAGAGAAAGGCTGAGCAGTATTTGGCTGACTCTGGTGTTCCATACACAATTATCAG GGCTGGAGGGCTGCAGGATAGAGATGGTGGCATCAGAGAACTTCTTGTTGGGAAGGACGATGAGCTTCTTCAGACTGAAACAAGAACAATTGCCAGGCCTGATGTAGCAGAAGTCTGCATACAG GCACTGAAGTTCGAGGAGACTAAATTCAAGGCATTTGATTTAGCCTCAAAGCCTGAGGGCGTAGGCATTCCAACAAAGGATTTCAAGGCTCTCTTTTCCCAGATCACTACTCCTTTCTAA
- the LOC18597744 gene encoding telomere repeat-binding protein 2 isoform X2, which produces MVSVATRSLCFLELLDQQGVPIRKKGGNSQKHAFEILASVAGELLQESKIFVPPNCEEDQQNTPKNIVLKERDEGQLSKCNHSVQETHDEKTLIQGYHQIYTLNKFSHSQDRFNLKACSSIKSFDQSEKLCLADQLANVNDRNASPSAKIGNSSLVSGEFSEGQIEDAGAELSSIQSVKSATLPVTGSFDMLEMDCKPHALFCSESKLKASLFEDWITLRPSGHADNIETVDRDDDENDTGCTQAATTVKAFRLPSDVADQRIKNLSAGRHWRVSPNLNGGASFKNDGKRRSFFRNGRTSYTRQRSQRISPFNRRKLFNQFPFSVPDRGFQFEDKFNSADKRSNCDNCTAAVGVASSVARRHSQPGPRDRNVKLRIKSFKVPELFVEIPTTATVGSLKRTVMEAVTTVLGDGLHVGIFLQGKKVRDDSKTLFQTGISQDHKHRNLGFALEPRHAQIIPPPGPGEQGLTRHATSLTPEPGTSSVSLVPPLTSWNSGAQSDLHLVSCLSNISADRTIPNSQSLVSIPAISVEALAVVPFHHRPGCHEFVQRRIRRPFSVAEVEALVQAVEKLGTGRWRDVKLGAFDNAKHRTYVDLKDKWKTLVHTARISPQQRRGEPVPQELLDRVLAAHAYWSRHQAKQKLK; this is translated from the exons ATGGTTTCAGTGGCTACCAGGTCCCTGTGTTTCCTCGAGCTTCTAGATCAGCAAGG GGTGCCAATTAGGAAGAAGGGTGGGAACAGTCAGAAACatgcatttgaaattttggctAGTGTAGCTGGTGAACTCTTGCAGgaaagtaaaatttttgtgCCTCCTAATTGTGAAGAGGATCAGCAAAATactcctaaaaatattgttttgaagGAACGGGATGAGGGGCAATTGTCAAAGTGCAACCATTCTGTTCAGGAAACTCATGATGAGAAAACCTTAATTCAAGGTTACCATCAAATCTATACATTGAATAAGTTTTCACATTCCCAGGATCGGTTTAATTTGAAAGCATGTTCAAGTATAAAGAGCTTCGATCAGTCAGAGAAGTTATGTTTGGCTGATCAGTTGGCCAATGTCAATGATAGAAATGCAAGCCCTTCTGCTAAAATAGGTAATTCTTCTCTTGTATCTGGGGAATTTTCTGAAGGGCAAATAGAGGATGCAGGAGCTGAGCTTTCAAGTATTCAAAGTGTTAAAAGTGCAACTCTTCCAGTTACAGGCAGTTTTGATATGTTGGAAATGGACTGTAAACCTCATGCTTTATTCTGTTCAGAAAGCAAGTTAAAGGCATCATTGTTCGAGGACTGGATAACTCTTCGTCCTTCTGGGCATGCTGATAATATAGAGACAGTTGATAGAGATGATGACGAGAATGACACTGGGTGCACTCAGGCTGCCACCACAGTGAAGGCCTTTAGGCTGCCATCAGATGTGGCAGATCAAAGAATTAAGAACCTGTCTGCAGGCAGACATTGGAGAGTATCTCCAAATTTGAATGGTGGGGCTTCCTTTAAAAATG ATGGGAAAAGAAGATCATTTTTTCGTAATGGGAGAACTAGTTATACTCGTCAAAGATCACAGAGGATCTCTCCTTTCAACAGAAGGAAGTTGTTTAATCAATTCCCATTCTCTGTGCCTGATCGAGGCTTTCAGTTTGAAGACAAATTTAATTCTGCTGACAAGAGAAGCAATTGTGACAACTGTACTGCAG CTGTTGGAGTGGCATCCTCAGTTGCAAGACGACATTCGCAACCTGGACCCAGAGACCGTAATG TGAAGCTTCGTATCAAATCCTTCAAGGTTCCAGAGCTCTTCGTTGAGATTCCTACAACTGCTACTGTTGGTTCACTGAAA AGGACAGTCATGGAGGCAGTAACTACTGTACTGGGAGATGGCTTACATGTTGGTATCTTTCTTCAAGGAAAGAAGGTTAGGGATGACAGCAAAACTCTATTTCAGACTGGTATTTCTCAAGATCACAAGCATCGTAATTTGGGATTTGCGTTGGAGCCCAGACATGCACAAATTATACCACCTCCAGGCCCAGGAGAGCAGGGGCTAACAAG GCATGCAACATCTTTGACTCCAGAACCAGGGACTTCTAGTGTCTCTCTTGTTCCTCCTTTGACAAGTTGGAACAGTGGTGCTCAAAGCGACCTTCACTTGGTTTCCTGTCTTTCCAACATATCAGCTGATAGAACTATTCCAAATTCCCAATCTCTGGTGTCAATCCCAGCAATTAGTGTGGAGGCATTGGCTGTGGTTCCCTTTCATCATAGACCTGGGTGTCATGAGTTTGTCCAGCGTCGCATTAGAAGACCGTTTTCTGTTGCGGAAGTAGAAGCATTGGTTCAGGCAGTTGAGAAACTAGGAACTGGAAG GTGGCGTGATGTCAAATTGGGTGCTTTTGACAATGCAAAACATCGTACATATGTGGATTTGAAG GATAAGTGGAAGACATTGGTCCATACAGCAAGAATCTCCCCTCAGCAAAGGAGGGGAGAACCTGTGCCACAGGAGCTTTTAGACAGGGTCCTAGCTGCCCATGCCTACTGGTCTAGACACCAGGCCAAGCAAAAGCTCAAATAA
- the LOC18597744 gene encoding telomere repeat-binding protein 5 isoform X1: MVSGTRLDYGFSGYQVPVFPRASRSARGRVPIRKKGGNSQKHAFEILASVAGELLQESKIFVPPNCEEDQQNTPKNIVLKERDEGQLSKCNHSVQETHDEKTLIQGYHQIYTLNKFSHSQDRFNLKACSSIKSFDQSEKLCLADQLANVNDRNASPSAKIGNSSLVSGEFSEGQIEDAGAELSSIQSVKSATLPVTGSFDMLEMDCKPHALFCSESKLKASLFEDWITLRPSGHADNIETVDRDDDENDTGCTQAATTVKAFRLPSDVADQRIKNLSAGRHWRVSPNLNGGASFKNDGKRRSFFRNGRTSYTRQRSQRISPFNRRKLFNQFPFSVPDRGFQFEDKFNSADKRSNCDNCTAAVGVASSVARRHSQPGPRDRNVKLRIKSFKVPELFVEIPTTATVGSLKRTVMEAVTTVLGDGLHVGIFLQGKKVRDDSKTLFQTGISQDHKHRNLGFALEPRHAQIIPPPGPGEQGLTRHATSLTPEPGTSSVSLVPPLTSWNSGAQSDLHLVSCLSNISADRTIPNSQSLVSIPAISVEALAVVPFHHRPGCHEFVQRRIRRPFSVAEVEALVQAVEKLGTGRWRDVKLGAFDNAKHRTYVDLKDKWKTLVHTARISPQQRRGEPVPQELLDRVLAAHAYWSRHQAKQKLK; encoded by the exons ATGGTGTCGGGGACGAGATTGGACTATGGTTTCAGTGGCTACCAGGTCCCTGTGTTTCCTCGAGCTTCTAGATCAGCAAGG GGTAGGGTGCCAATTAGGAAGAAGGGTGGGAACAGTCAGAAACatgcatttgaaattttggctAGTGTAGCTGGTGAACTCTTGCAGgaaagtaaaatttttgtgCCTCCTAATTGTGAAGAGGATCAGCAAAATactcctaaaaatattgttttgaagGAACGGGATGAGGGGCAATTGTCAAAGTGCAACCATTCTGTTCAGGAAACTCATGATGAGAAAACCTTAATTCAAGGTTACCATCAAATCTATACATTGAATAAGTTTTCACATTCCCAGGATCGGTTTAATTTGAAAGCATGTTCAAGTATAAAGAGCTTCGATCAGTCAGAGAAGTTATGTTTGGCTGATCAGTTGGCCAATGTCAATGATAGAAATGCAAGCCCTTCTGCTAAAATAGGTAATTCTTCTCTTGTATCTGGGGAATTTTCTGAAGGGCAAATAGAGGATGCAGGAGCTGAGCTTTCAAGTATTCAAAGTGTTAAAAGTGCAACTCTTCCAGTTACAGGCAGTTTTGATATGTTGGAAATGGACTGTAAACCTCATGCTTTATTCTGTTCAGAAAGCAAGTTAAAGGCATCATTGTTCGAGGACTGGATAACTCTTCGTCCTTCTGGGCATGCTGATAATATAGAGACAGTTGATAGAGATGATGACGAGAATGACACTGGGTGCACTCAGGCTGCCACCACAGTGAAGGCCTTTAGGCTGCCATCAGATGTGGCAGATCAAAGAATTAAGAACCTGTCTGCAGGCAGACATTGGAGAGTATCTCCAAATTTGAATGGTGGGGCTTCCTTTAAAAATG ATGGGAAAAGAAGATCATTTTTTCGTAATGGGAGAACTAGTTATACTCGTCAAAGATCACAGAGGATCTCTCCTTTCAACAGAAGGAAGTTGTTTAATCAATTCCCATTCTCTGTGCCTGATCGAGGCTTTCAGTTTGAAGACAAATTTAATTCTGCTGACAAGAGAAGCAATTGTGACAACTGTACTGCAG CTGTTGGAGTGGCATCCTCAGTTGCAAGACGACATTCGCAACCTGGACCCAGAGACCGTAATG TGAAGCTTCGTATCAAATCCTTCAAGGTTCCAGAGCTCTTCGTTGAGATTCCTACAACTGCTACTGTTGGTTCACTGAAA AGGACAGTCATGGAGGCAGTAACTACTGTACTGGGAGATGGCTTACATGTTGGTATCTTTCTTCAAGGAAAGAAGGTTAGGGATGACAGCAAAACTCTATTTCAGACTGGTATTTCTCAAGATCACAAGCATCGTAATTTGGGATTTGCGTTGGAGCCCAGACATGCACAAATTATACCACCTCCAGGCCCAGGAGAGCAGGGGCTAACAAG GCATGCAACATCTTTGACTCCAGAACCAGGGACTTCTAGTGTCTCTCTTGTTCCTCCTTTGACAAGTTGGAACAGTGGTGCTCAAAGCGACCTTCACTTGGTTTCCTGTCTTTCCAACATATCAGCTGATAGAACTATTCCAAATTCCCAATCTCTGGTGTCAATCCCAGCAATTAGTGTGGAGGCATTGGCTGTGGTTCCCTTTCATCATAGACCTGGGTGTCATGAGTTTGTCCAGCGTCGCATTAGAAGACCGTTTTCTGTTGCGGAAGTAGAAGCATTGGTTCAGGCAGTTGAGAAACTAGGAACTGGAAG GTGGCGTGATGTCAAATTGGGTGCTTTTGACAATGCAAAACATCGTACATATGTGGATTTGAAG GATAAGTGGAAGACATTGGTCCATACAGCAAGAATCTCCCCTCAGCAAAGGAGGGGAGAACCTGTGCCACAGGAGCTTTTAGACAGGGTCCTAGCTGCCCATGCCTACTGGTCTAGACACCAGGCCAAGCAAAAGCTCAAATAA
- the LOC18597743 gene encoding scarecrow-like protein 9: MVMDPRFRGFSGFQLRNQTVSVFPSQPASVFPNQNSVAGPRFQNTYIDHNFREFDYHPPDPTPSNMAPISSLSHEEDPSEDCDFSDSVLRYINHILLEEDMEDKSCMLQESLDLQAAEKSFYDVLGKKYPPSPSAEQNSTFVYESGENPDDSFVGNYSSYFSSCSDGSSYVVDTGRMQNLGDYSTTQAQSLPVSGMSQSSYSSSMASIDGLIESPNSTLQVPDWNGEIHSIWQFRKGVEEASKFIPGSEELFGNLEVCGVESQESKGWTSGLVVKEEKKDEGEYSPTGSKGKKISRRDDVETEEERCSKQAAVYSESIVRSEMFDMVLLCSSGKAPTHFTNLRESLRNGTSKNVRQNGQSKGPNGGKGRGKKQNGKKEVVDLRTLLIHCAQAVAADDRRSANELLKQIRQHTSRFGDGNQRLAHCFADGLEARLAGTGSQIYKGLVSKRTSASDILKAYLLHVAACPFRKVSHFICNKTINVASRKSMKLHVIDFGILYGFQWPTLIERLSLRSEGPPKLRITGIDFPQPGFRPAERVEETGRRLAAYAKEFKVPFQYNAIAKKWDNIRVEELDIHEDEFVVVNCLYRAKNLLDETVAVDSPRNIVLNLIRKINPNIFIHGIMNGAYNAPFFVTRFREALFHFSSMFDMLETIVPREDWERMLIEKEILGREALNVIACEGWERVERPETFKQWHARNLRAGFVQLPFGREIVKGATERVRSFYHKDFVIDEDSRWLLQGWKGRIIYALSAWKPA, translated from the coding sequence ATGGTTATGGATCCTAGGTTTAGAGGGTTTTCTGGTTTCCAACTGAGGAATCAAACCGTGTCTGTATTTCCGAGTCAACCTGCATCAGTTTTTCCGAATCAGAACTCTGTTGCCGGTCCCAGATTCCAGAACACCTACATAGATCACAACTTTAGGGAATTTGATTACCACCCACCTGATCCAACACCAAGTAATATGGCACCTATTTCAAGTTTGAGCCATGAGGAAGATCCGTCCGAAGACTGTGATTTTTCCGATTCAGTTTTGAGATACATAAACCATATTCTCTTGGAAGAAGATATGGAGGACAAGTCATGTATGCTTCAAGAGTCTTTGGATCTTCAAGCTGCTGAGAAATCATTTTATGATGTCCTTGGCAAGAAGTACCCACCTTCACCTTCCGCTGAACAGAACTCTACTTTTGTTTATGAAAGCGGGGAGAACCCTGATGATAGTTTCGTTGGAAATTATAGTAGTTATTTCAGTAGTTGCAGTGATGGTAGCAGCTACGTTGTTGACACTGGGCGGATGCAAAATTTGGGTGATTATAGTACCACTCAGGCACAAAGTCTTCCTGTTTCTGGCATGTCTCAATCATCGTATAGCTCTTCGATGGCTAGCATAGATGGGCTGATAGAGTCTCCAAATAGTACTCTTCAGGTCCCTGATTGGAATGGTGAAATCCATTCCATTTGGCAATTCAGAAAGGGGGTTGAGGAGGCCAGTAAATTTATTCCAGGAAGCGAGGAGCTTTTTGGTAACTTGGAGGTCTGTGGAGTGGAATCACAGGAGTCCAAAGGGTGGACTAGTGGTTTGGTTgtaaaggaagagaaaaaagatgaAGGAGAGTACTCACCTACTGGTTCAAAGGGAAAGAAGATTTCTCGCAGAGACGATGTAGAAACTGAAGAAGAGAGGTGCAGCAAGCAGGCAGCAGTTTATTCAGAATCCATTGTGCGATCAGAGATGTTTGATATGGTGCTGCTCTGTAGTTCGGGGAAAGCTCCAACTCATTTTACAAATCTTCGTGAGTCCTTGCGCAATGGAACCAGTAAAAATGTGCGGCAGAATGGACAGTCAAAGGGACCTAATGGTGGAAAAGGCCGTGGTAAGAAGcaaaatgggaaaaaagaGGTGGTGGATTTGAGAACGCTCCTGATTCATTGTGCGCAAGCAGTTGCAGCTGATGATCGTAGGAGTGCAAATGAATTGCTAAAGCAAATCAGACAACATACGTCTCGATTTGGAGATGGAAATCAGAGATTAGCTCATTGCTTTGCTGATGGTCTCGAGGCACGCTTGGCTGGTACAGGTAGCCAAATCTATAAAGGCCTTGTCAGTAAGAGAACTTCTGCTTCTGATATCTTGAAAGCTTACCTTCTACATGTTGCTGCATGCCCTTTTAGAAAGGTTTCTCATTTCATCTGTAACAAGACAATCAATGTTGCATCAAGAAAGTCGATGAAGCTTCACGTCATAGATTTTGGTATTCTTTATGGTTTTCAATGGCCCACCCTCATTGAGCGGCTTTCTTTGAGATCTGAAGGGCCTCCAAAGCTTCGGATTACTGGAATAGATTTTCCACAACCTGGTTTTAGGCCAGCTGAGCGAGTTGAGGAAACAGGACGGCGTTTAGCAGCTTATGCCAAAGAGTTCAAGGTGCCATTTCAGTACAATGCCATAGCAAAGAAATGGGATAACATTCGAGTTGAGGAACTTGACATTCACGAGGATGAGTTTGTTGTTGTTAACTGTCTGTATCGTGCTAAGAACTTGCTTGATGAAACTGTGGCAGTAGACAGTCCAAGAAATATTGTTCTCAATCTGATACGGAAGATTAATCCAAATATTTTCATCCATGGGATTATGAATGGGGCCTATAATGCCCCATTCTTTGTCACACGGTTCCGAGAGGCTTTGTTTCATTTCTCTTCAATGTTTGATATGCTTGAAACTATTGTGCCCCGTGAGGATTGGGAGAGGATGCTGATTGAGAAAGAGATTCTTGGCAGGGAGGCCTTGAATGTTATAGCTTGTGAGGGCTGGGAGAGAGTGGAGCGGCCTGAGACGTTCAAGCAGTGGCATGCCCGTAATCTGAGGGCTGGGTTTGTGCAGCTGCCATTTGGAAGGGAGATAGTCAAGGGGGCAACTGAAAGAGTGAGGTCATTCTACCACAAGGATTTTGTAATTGATGAAGATAGCCGCTGGCTGTTGCAAGGATGGAAGGGAAGAATAATTTACGCCCTCTCTGCTTGGAAGCCTGCTTAA
- the LOC18597738 gene encoding uncharacterized protein LOC18597738: MEFEDRYRLAQRPKYDCLLFDLDDTLYPLSSGLARECGKNIKDYMVEKLGIEKDKIVELSNLLYKNYGTTMAGLRAVGCDFDYDEYHSYVHGRLPYENLKPDPQLRSLLLTLPLRKIIFTNADKVHAAKALNKLGLEDCFEGIICFETLNPTHKNTVSDDEDDIEFLGSAAATSDVPSSPEIFDIVGHFAQPKPGATLPKTPIVCKPQESAIERAVKIARINPQRTLFFDDSVRNIQAGKRVGLHTVLVGTSQRPKGADYALESIHNIKQALPELWETDMKSEVSYPGQVAVETSVTA; the protein is encoded by the exons ATGGAATTCGAGGACCGATACAGGCTAGCTCAGAGGCCAAAATACGATTGCCTTCTGTTTG ATCTTGATGATACCCTTTATCCCCTTAGCTCTGGTCTTGCAAGAGAATGTGGAAAGAATATTAAAG ATTACATGGTTGAAAAGCTGGGCATTGAAAAGGACAAAATTGTTGAATTGTCCAACCTGTTGTATAAGAATTATGGGACAACAATGGCTGGCCTCAGg GCAGTTGGTTGTGACTTTGACTATGATGAGTACCATAG TTATGTTCATGGAAGACTACCTTATGAGAACTTGAAACCGGATCCTCAATTGAGGAGTCTATTGCTGACCTTGCCTCTTCGAAAAATT ATCTTCACAAATGCAGACAAGGTTCATGCAGCTAAAGCTCTTAATAAACTAGGATTAGAAGACTGTTTTGAAGGGATTATATGCTTTGAGACTCTCAATCCTACCCATAAGAATACAGTTtctgatgatgaagatgacaTTGAGTTTTTGGGATCAGCTGCTGCTACAAGTGATGTTCCTAGCAGCCCTGAAATTTTTGACATAGTTGGGCATTTTGCTCAGCCCAAGCCAGGTGCAACATTACCCAAGACACCCATTGTCTGCAAGCCACAAGAATCTGCCATAGAGCGTGCTGTCAAGATTGCCAGAATCAACCCTCAGAGAACA TTGTTCTTTGATGATAGTGTCCGCAACATCCAGGCTGGAAAACGTGTGGGTCTTCACACTGTGCTG GTTGGCACTTCCCAGAGACCTAAAGGTGCAGATTATGCATTAGAAAGCATTCACAATATCAAGCAGGCATTACCAGAGCTCTGGGAAACCGACATGAAATCTGAAGTCAGTTACCCTGGCCAGGTTGCAGTGGAGACATCTGTGACAGCTTAG